A stretch of the Carassius carassius chromosome 6, fCarCar2.1, whole genome shotgun sequence genome encodes the following:
- the LOC132142049 gene encoding claudin-9-like, translated as MANTGLQVMGLVLGVAGWAFGILVCVAPWWRVSAFVGDELVVSQVLWEGLWMTCLSQWGRLQCKVYDSGLALSGSAQMCRALCVLSLLLCLLALMLSVTGLKCTRCLGDAHETKARLGQVGAALFLAAALFFLLPVCWTAYVVIRDFYDPNVAAPLKRELGPALYLGWGVTVLMLVGGALLYLGSASPGVPAVPVFGKGAKGNPPSTAESKPEKVFV; from the coding sequence ATGGCAAACACAGGTCTTCAGGTGATGGGTCTGGTCCTGGGCGTGGCAGGCTGGGCGTTCGGGATCCTGGTGTGCGTCGCCCCCTGGTGGCGTGTGTCAGCGTTCGTGGGGGACGAGCTGGTGGTGTCTCAGGTGCTGTGGGAGGGGCTGTGGATGACGTGTCTGTCGCAGTGGGGCCGTCTGCAGTGTAAAGTCTATGACTCCGGCCTCGCCCTCTCAGGCTCCGCCCAGATGTGCCGCGCCCTGTGTGTGCTGTCGCTGCTCCTGTGTCTGCTGGCACTCATGCTCAGCGTGACCGGGCTCAAGTGCACGCGCTGCCTGGGGGACGCGCACGAGACCAAAGCTCGACTGGGGCAGGTCGGCGCCGCACTCTTCCTCGCAGCTGCGCTTTTCTTCCTTTTGCCGGTGTGTTGGACCGCGTATGTCGTGATACGAGATTTCTACGACCCGAATGTCGCCGCACCACTGAAACGTGAACTCGGACCTGCGCTCTACCTGGGATGGGGCGTGACTGTGCTGATGCTGGTGGGCGGGGCTTTGTTGTATTTAGGCTCCGCCTCCCCTGGTGTTCCAGCTGTGCCTGTTTTCGGAAAAGGCGCCAAAGGAAACCCTCCTTCCACAGCAGAGAGCAAACCGGAGAAGGTCTTTGTGTAA
- the LOC132141726 gene encoding GTPase IMAP family member 9-like: MVGKTGAGKSASGNTILGQKTFKEEISTESVTLKCQRHQQTVEGRNISVIDTPGLSDTSISEEQLKKELVKCVEMSAPGPHVFLLVIRLDVRFTDEEKNTVKWIQKNFGEEAASYTIVLFTRGDQLEITIEKFLTKNKQIGELVKQCKGGYHVFNNKKKDKRSQVTELLEKIDRMVKENGGEHYINEMYQEAQIKIWEEEKKKREEEERQKLKEREKIREEERNRLVNKVALMGTGVVVGAGAAAAVAVGGGTLGPVLISGAAAAGGAALTSVVKGETLSEALMAGAAAAGNAALKSVTGGASIPAALMGGRSK, encoded by the coding sequence ATGGTGGGGAAAACTGGAGCTGGAAAGAGTGCATCAGGAAACACCATCCTGGGACAGAAAACTTTTAAAGAAGAAATTTCTACTGAATCTGTGACTTTGAAATGCCAAAGGCATCAGCAGACAGTAGAAGGTAGAAACATCTCAGTGATCGACACTCCAGGACTGTCTGATACATCAATCAGTGAAGAACAACTGAAGAAGGAATTAGTGAAGTGTGTAGAAATGTCTGCTCCTGGTCCTCATGTGTTTCTGCTGGTCATCAGACTGGACGTGAGATTCACAGACGAAGAGAAAAACACAGTCAAGTGGATTCAGAAGAACTTTGGAGAAGAAGCTGCAAGTTACACCATCGTTCTGTTCACTAGAGGAGATCAGTTAGAAATAACCATAGAAAAGTTTCTGACCAAAAACAAGCAGATTGGAGAGCTAGTTAAACAGTGTAAAGGAGGTTATCATGTgttcaataacaaaaaaaaagacaaacgaTCACAGGTCACTGAACTGCTGGAGAAGATCGACAGAATGGTGAAGGAGAATGGAGGAGAGCATTACATTAATGAGATGTACCAGGAAGCTCAGATAAAAATCTGGGAAGAAGAGAAAAAGAAGAGAGAAGAAGAGGAGAGACAGAAGTTGAAAGAGCGGGAAAAGATAAGAGAAGAGGAAAGAAATAGGCTGGTGAATAAGGTGGCCTTAATGGGAACAGGTGTAGTAGTGGGTGCAGGAGCTGCAGCAGCAGTTGCAGTTGGTGGAGGGACACTTGGTCCAGTTTTGATCTCAGGAGCAGCAGCTGCAGGAGGCGCAGCTCTGACCTCTGTTGTTAAAGGAGAGACACTATCTGAAGCTTTAATGGCAGGAGCAGCGGCTGCTGGAAATGCAGCACTGAAATCTGTTACTGGTGGAGCATCAATACCTGCAGCTTTAATGGGAGGGAGGAGCAAATAA
- the LOC132141725 gene encoding GTPase IMAP family member 4-like gives MIFFTGDSQELRIVLLGVSGAGKSLTANAILGREAFKESRTRESEKQTGKVEDRDISIIDTPGFFNTQLTDEEMKNEMMKSMFLCYPGPHLFLLVINLKTFREEQRNLVEQVQENFGAQALKFTMTYTLEIHKKTRMMKKRWSNHQQNH, from the exons ATGATCTTTTTCACAGGTGATTCACAGGAGCTGAGGATTGTGCTGCTGGGAGTCTCTGGAGCTGGAAAGAGTTTAACAGCAAATGCAATACTGGGTCGAGAGGCATTTAAAGAGAGCAGAACCAGAGAGAGTGAGAAACAGACAGGAAAAGTAGAAGACAGAGACATCTCCATCATCGACACACCAGGATTCTTCAACACTCAACTGACTGATGAAGAGATGAAGAATGAGATGATGAAGAGTATGTTCCTCTGTTATCCTGGTCCTCACCTGTTCCTGCTCGTCATCAACCTGAAGACCTTCAGAGAGGAACAGAGGAACCTCGTGGAGCAAGTTCAGGAGAACTTTGGAGCTCAGGCTTTGAAGTTCACAATG ACATACACTCTAGAGATCCACAAGAAAACAAGGATGATGAAGAAGAGGTGGTCAAACCATCAGCAAAATCACTGA